GTAGACATTCTGAAGAGAAATTCATTGACCAGGGAGGACTGTGGGGAGGAAGCTAGGTTCAGGGTGAGATCCCCTAGACTGAGAGCTCTTTTCCTGAGATCTTTCTTAAGTTCTAGACCCTGCCTAGTTACAGGCtaactcagtttcctcttctgtagaaTGGTACTCCCTCCCCTGGTAGGAAACAGCAGGGAGGGGTCAGGTgccaaggctgcagagaaaatgcAGTTCTGGATGGGGTGGGGCTAAAGGTGTCCAGAGTAGGAGGACGGTGCAACGCTTGATGTGGGTGTCTCAGGTGCAAGCATCTAGGCCCTAGGCCTTGGTTCTGTGAAGTCgcctactccagcctggggagaagGGCTGCCTCAATGGGGCCTGAGGGGGACCCTTGGCTTTCAGTCTTGaagccttccttccctcctttccctcctcaccTTCAGACATGTTTGACAAGACCAAGTCAGGCCGCATCGATGTCTACGGCTTCTCAGCCCTGTGGAAATTCATCCAGCAGTGGAAGAACCTCTTCCAGCAGTATGACCGGGACCGCTCGGGCTCCATTAGCTACACAGAGCTGCAGCAAGGTGCGGGTCATGGCTGGGGCACGATGGGCAGGACAGAGCTAGACTCTTCTCTTTACACCCTAAGATACACAAAGGGATTTCCTCTTGCTACCGAATGTCCACCTGCACTACAGAATGCTGTTCTCAGTGCAGGCCTGCGTCCCTCACCCCTTCTGTGACCCAGTTGGGgcactgagccaagatccagGGCAAGGAAACACCTGGGTCCAGAATCAGGGCTGGACCCTGGAGTGCTGGGTGAGATGGGCCCAGCCACAGGGAGCCTTAAGGATGGAAAATTGGCACCTTAAGGGCTATGAGACCAGTGTGTGTGGCTGAGGTGACTCCTTCCTCTCCAGTTTCTAGCATGTAGAATGGAAAGAGCCCTGAACAGGGCTCAGAAAGATGGGTCTGTTGCCACCCCTGCTAGTGGGCAGTTTCTCTCCCAACTTTGGGACCCCGAGCACTCTAAAAGTTGCAGTTGGGGAAGATGACCTGAGGCCACAGCCCCAGGTCTGGTTCCAAACTGACTCTGTAAGGCAGGAGGCCACAGTTTGGACTCAGGCAGGTTAGTAAGAGGTTGGGGGGGAGGACCCAAGAGGGAGCTTTGCCACCCAGGAGGGAGAAAGGGCTCCCCAGAGAGTCTAGtcctttgcccaggctgtggATTTCATTCAGACTAAGGAGGTCTGTGGACAGGAGTGAGTGCACCACATCTGCCCCCAGCAGAAGGGAGGGGAGATGGCCTATAGTAATGACCTACTCTTGCCAGCTTTTGCCATGGATATTAGTAAGGGTGATAGTAACCACAGcaaaacagatatttactgaatgcttgcTATTTTTAATAGGCTTATGTGATTCATTCTTCCCATGTGCTAGGTACTATTTATAATTCCACACCCTTCAATTAAGAATCCCTTGTTATCTCccttttacaggtgagaaaactgaggtttagtgTGGGTAACCTGCCTAAGGGCCTGCATAACAAATGGAGAGTTGAGGTTTTAGCCTGGCCTGGTAAGTTAtgaacagaggaaggaaggaagcaagcatCCCAGTGAAGAGACAGGATGCTCCAAGAGACCTTGGAGTGGCGGTGACTTTATTAAAATAGCACTTACTGAGTGCTTtttatgtgccagtcactgtgctaAGTAGCTTTACCCATTTTAATCCTTGCTAGAACCTACAAGTtaagtattatccccattttagagatgataaGATAGAGTTAGTGAGGCTAAGCAACTTGCCCAGGGGCTGACTCCAGAGCGGGTCCTCATACCTCTGCTGTGCTGCCTCTGATGTCCGCCCCAAGCAGGGTGGTCCTGGGAGCTCAGGCTTCCTTTTGGAATGCAAATGAGTCAGAGATGATTGTGGATAGTCCGTTGTCATCTCTGGAATCCCATGAGCCTCAGTTGAAGAGACAATAATGGAGACTGGGAGAAAGAGGGATGAGGGCCTTCTACCTAAGGGTAGCATCCAGACAGGGCCCCTGTTGTGTTCCTGATATCTTAGACCCTTGGGATTTCTCTGCCCTCTTTATGCTTCTATGCCCGTCCTCTCGAAGTTCCTTGAACTGCTGTGATCCAGTATTGCTGATTGATGGAGGTGCTCATGGCAGGTTTTTGTGTGTCTGGTCTGTGTGCCCCTCTTCTCCAGCTCTGTCCCAAATGGGCTACAACCTGAGCCCCCAGTTCACCCAGCTTCTGGTCTCCCGCTACTGCCCACGCTCTGCCAATCCTGCCATGCAGCTGGACCGCTTCATCCAGGTGTGCACCCAGCTGCAGGTGCTGACAGAGGCCTTCCGGGAGAAGGACACAGCTGTACAAGGCAACATTCGGCTCAGCTTCGAGGACTTCGTCACCATGACAGCTTCTCGGATGCTATGACCCAACCCATCTGTGGAGAGTGGAGTGCACCAGGGACCTTTCCTGGCTTCTTAGAGTGAGAGAAGTACGTGGACATCTCTTCTTTTCCTGTCCCTTTAGAAGAACATTCTCCCTTGCTTGATGCAACACTGTTCCAAAAGAGGGTTGAGAGTCCTGCATCATAGCCACCAAATAGTGAGGACCGGGGCTAAGGCCACACAGATAGGGGCCTGATGGAGGAGAGGATGGAAGTTGAATGTCCTGATGGCCATGAGCAGTTGAGTGGCACAGCCTGGCACCGGGAGCAGGTTCTTGTAATGGAGTTAGTGTCCAGTCAGCTGAGCTCCACCCTGATGCCAGTGGTGAGTGTTAATTGGCCCATTATCGTTACTACCTGTGTTCCCTCACCAGGCCATCCTGTCACACGAGCCCATTTTCTCCAAGGTGGAATCTGACCAAGCATGAGAGAGATCTGCCCATGGGACCAGTGGCTTAGATTCCGCCACACCCATAAATCCTTGTGTGTTAACTTCTAACTGCCTGGGGCTGGCCCTGCTCAGACAAATCTGCTCCCTGGGCCCCTCTGGCCAGGCTCTGCCTCCGCGGCTGGGACCCCTCACTTGCCTGCCATGCCCTGCTCGGCTTCAGTCTCCAGGGGACAGTGGGCACCTCTCTCTGCCAAtactttttttaatttgcattttttttcatttggggcCAAAAGTCCAGTGAAATTGTAAGCTTCAATAAAAGGATGAAACTCTGGGGTTCCATGTTTTCCACCGTGATTTCTCAGCTACAGGTCCATCCACTCCTTCTTTCACTGACTATTTAAGTACATCCTATACACCAGCCATGCGGAAAGCAGCAGCTTGTGGGGACATGGCCTATGTGGGGCTCCTATCCACTGCCAGAGGGAAGTGAATTGTAGGGTAGCCAGCTGGGGGCCCTGCCGGGTTCAGTTCAGTATGGCCTGAAGGTCTATTCAGGAAGCTATTTCATAGCAGTTTTAGGGCAGGCATTCTGGGTTGAAAGCAGCTACCTCAAACTTCATAGCCTGGCCTTTCTGTTTTCTCAGGCCCTAGTTTTATCTTCCAGACAAACTCCATTTATTAAGTCATAACTTTCCCCCCATTTTTATTAAGCACAGACATCTGTACTTGCAAGTCAGATCTTTAGATCAGCATAATACCCAGTCTACACCGAGTGTCTGTAATGAGCTGACCACATTTCAATCAAAAGCCAAAGACACCAGACATTCTAGTTTGCCAGGGGGCTTTATTCTGGGTAATGGTGATTATCTTTTGGCTTTTTGAGATAAAGAGCTCTGAGGCCCTGTGCAGGGCTCTCCTCCCTGCAGTGGGTAGTTGGAAGTAACTATGACTGTTTTGCAGGTCAGTGAGGCCCAGCAGTGTGTCGGGCTTAGCCAGGTCAGCTGCATTCTCCTCTGGGCTGCTGTAGTGCTAGAATCCCAGCATTAGATGAAATCCGGTTCCCAGAGGCCAGCCCCTATCCAGAGCTATAATTCCCTTCATAGGCCCCATGTGAGTCTGGCCTCTGCTTCGCCAAAGGCAAAGAACCCAGTGCCTTTCCAGGCAGCCCATTTCCTCCATGACTGGCAGAACATCTTCCTGGTGTGGATTCTAAATCCTGCCATCTTGAAGACACCACCATTGGCTGTGGTTTTCTCTGTGGGCCACTCAAGACATACATCACCCTTTCTGCATGCCAACCCTCTACATAGTGGAGCCTGCcctatataccacattttccccAAGTCCTCCCTTCCCTAGGCCAGATAGCCCTGGGCTCTTGAGCAGTCCCTCGCTGAGCATCTCTCCCCTCGGCATCCTGTTCACCTCCCCTGAATTTTCTTCAGTTTATCTGAGTCCCCCAGAGTGGAGGGCTGAGGCCCCCCATGGTGCTGGGTGCAGCCAGCAGAGTGTGGAGTAGAACTGCAGCCATTAGGAGCAGCGCCTGTTGTTTCTTTGTTCCCACTGAACCAAGTGTCTGCTGAAACCCGATGGTGCCAATTGTAGTCTCTCACCTTTGTGCTCAGCTGAGGCTGAGGAGCCCAAGACCTGGATTGATCTTATGAGCATGGTTGGTTGGTTCTGAGCTTGGGGGCCAGCTGTCATACCTCATCCTGCACACTCACCTGCAAGCCTGCCTACGCACTGTGCCAACCGCTTTGGATCCTATGGCCCAGTGGGAGTGTGGAATGGGCAGGAGAACCCATCGTGGCAGCAGCTGGAGCTCTGCGCCGTCCACAGAGAGCTGGGCTGGTAAGTCGTGTGGAGAGGAGGTGGCATACTTAGGCCACACATTCCACCTGCTCTGGGTAAAGCGGGGTGCCTAGGATGAGCAGTGCTTCAACACTCCTGGGCCGGGCCCCTGGCAGCACCAAGGCTCTGCCCACCTTCTTGACGGTTGAGGTCAGAGGG
This region of Macaca fascicularis isolate 582-1 chromosome 1, T2T-MFA8v1.1 genomic DNA includes:
- the PEF1 gene encoding peflin isoform X2 gives rise to the protein MFPSGTPGGPYGGAAPGGPYGQPPLSSYGAQQPGPYGQGGAPPSVDPEAYSWFQSVDSDHSGYISMKELKQALVNCNWSSFNDETCLMMINMFDKTKSGRIDVYGFSALWKFIQQWKNLFQQYDRDRSGSISYTELQQALSQMGYNLSPQFTQLLVSRYCPRSANPAMQLDRFIQVCTQLQVLTEAFREKDTAVQGNIRLSFEDFVTMTASRML
- the PEF1 gene encoding peflin isoform X4 yields the protein MKELKQALVNCNWSSFNDETCLMMINMFDKTKSGRIDVYGFSALWKFIQQWKNLFQQYDRDRSGSISYTELQQALSQMGYNLSPQFTQLLVSRYCPRSANPAMQLDRFIQVCTQLQVLTEAFREKDTAVQGNIRLSFEDFVTMTASRML